The genome window GGTCGAGGACGAACTGGCCGACGCGCTACTGTTCCAGGACATGCTGGCCGAGCAGGACCAGGACATCCAGGTTCACCATGTCCAGAACGGTCAGGAAGCCTTGGCCTACTTGTGCGACCCTGTGCCGGGGTCCCGCCCCCAGTTGATCGTGCTGGACCTGAACATGCCGATCATGAACGGACACGAGTTTCTGGAGCGGGTCAAGATGCTGCCCGACGTCCGCTCGATTCCGGTGCTGGTGCTGTCCACGTCCGAGCACCCTACCGACATCCACCGCGCCTACGATCAGCACATCAGCGGATACGTGGTCAAGCCAGGCAACTACCAGGAATACATGCACGTGCTGGAAACCATCCGGGCCTACTGGCGTGGGCTGGTGCGCCTG of Deinococcus aerolatus contains these proteins:
- a CDS encoding response regulator; this translates as MSPAPFQLLLVEDELADALLFQDMLAEQDQDIQVHHVQNGQEALAYLCDPVPGSRPQLIVLDLNMPIMNGHEFLERVKMLPDVRSIPVLVLSTSEHPTDIHRAYDQHISGYVVKPGNYQEYMHVLETIRAYWRGLVRLPNLEEVIQSRVAR